The stretch of DNA gagcaacatccacggggttggtgagcaacatgtttcccacGCATCACTGGtgggggatcactggtatagagcaTGAATACGTGTGTTTTATTGGATTCTCAGATCTTCTAACACAAGTTCCTTAACAAAGGGCACTTAGCAAGAGGAACGTCCCATTAGACAGATTCTGTACTTAGGTGACCTTTTAGAAACATGTCATTTCCAGTCATTCTGGGTAAGTGTCACATaccttaaaaatgtaattgattcCATCGTTGATCTGTTGGCCTCGCCCTAGTTTTCTGTATTTTGACTGTGGTTATATGTAATGTGCCAATTAGttgccattgctttttttttttttaaagttgcggcgactaatcgcaCATGTGTCTTCGTCTTTAAACCACTGCATGTAATTCCTTCTGAATGATAACACACAGTTAACACATTTGCTGATGAGAGTTTAATTATTCTTCTCTCCATCTTCCCCCAAAGCAAGCACTGGATGAGAACTTAGATCTTATAGATGGTATTACAGGCTTTGAGGATTCAGTAAGGAAATGTAAGTTTGTAAGGTGCTTTACTTGTAATAGCTGTTTGAACAAAGTATTCTGTGTTGCAGTTTTAGAAACTTATCTTACTAGTACTGAAATCTGCATGCTTTTTACTTGTGCCTGTGTTTCCCTTGCCATTTGTTTGCATTTAGTTGGTATGTGGGCTTATGTAATTGTTCTGCTAAAGTGCATTTTCTCTTGTGGCACCTTGGACAGGGAGGGGTGCCATGGTCAGTAAGATATGTAATGCTTTGCCTTTCTCTTTCAAATGTCTGTATGCCACTGCTTTATAGTACCTTGATAAAGACACACTGTATTAGTGTTTGCAGTTTTTGTTACCTTTGCTTTCTAAAATTTTGGACATCCATACTGCTTTGCTATGAACTTATTATGTAACCTTACACAGCTCTGCTGTAGATTTAACACACTTGCATTACTGAAAACATTACACTTTAAGTTAACTGTTCAGAAGAAGGTCAGAACTGCCACAAAAAGTGACATAAACACTGATAACTGTATACTGATaactttaaaataattgaaaatttctaatgtatattttattttggtgGATAAATCCTTTAACAGAAATCACAACCCAAGCATCCAGTACATAttctttaattaaaggagaactaacgcTTAACTAAAGATGTTgcctagaaatgttgtaaattatgttttgtgcttctgtaccagcccaaggcaaccgtaGCCCTTTATCAGTGAAGATCTAAGCCCCCAAGGAtccccccagtagctccccattctgctgattccctgcacatgctctgtgctgctgtcagttactgggcTTAggccacaatatactgtatatataggatataaatgttgcaatataaagctgattagtaattaacagagatgattactgcatggcagctctgaagccAGTGCTAGTAGCATCATCAGCCCCTTAGGATGAACTTATATtacagacaaacatcattttctttgcttgataatttctgatgacccctaagctcagcttctcaacagctgctctgagcatgtgagtgtcacaaaCACTTCTCacagaagtgtccagtatggtcaccccctgtgacaactttaaaggacagtattattactactatagagatgttgaacctttaggctccTTCAATAagttaattatataaaatatggcatgtctagccatattaatttttagggtttagtcctcATTTAAGCAGTATTTTATTTCCTTCTTCAGTTTCCTTcttcactccaaaaacatacaggcagattattTGGCTTTTGACTAAATTGACCCCAGAGTTTTTGATTGTGATCCAcatgggcagggactgatatgaatgatggaTAATCTTTGTagcgctgcagaaatgtgtccgcactatataaataacgggaaataacatttttggttttatatcccctttagtTTGGTATTTTTAATCGTCCATTGTGTACCTATAGATTCAAACTATTTTTAGACTCTCAGATTATAGACAGCACTCAGTACTCCAATCTTCTTataataaaatgtctttattcaCATAATTGGCACGGACCAgtacagcaacgtttcaggtctaTATTGACCCTTTGGCAAGCGAACTACATGTGCTGCTTATTTGACCCATTTTTACTCTGTAACATACTACCATCTAGTGGCCATTAATCAGATACAACCAATACAAAgttacaaaaaacaaaatctaacacAGCAGCTTTCTATTTTATAAGAAGTTTACTTAGCATTTAGAAGGTATTCATTGTACTGCATTCAATcacctaaaaacaaatatattacaattattaaaaaaaaaaaaatattttgtgttacAATTGGAGTTAAGTCATTTTTTTTCATGTCATGGGGACCAAAGCCTGAGCCTCCTAATCCACATCGCCTCTCGGCATAGGAGCTCTTTAACCCTGTCTCCTCCACTGCAAAATGTACCCACCACatcagttatttgcaaatgtagttGTTatactccaaaaaatgaaaaaaaaaaatcttcccaaTATTAATGACAGATTTCTGCTCCCTTATAACGTGGGGGACATTCCATGTAGTCTGACCTACATAAAGCTTGCCACATTGGCATTTTATCACATATATTGCAAATGTGGTAGTACATGTAAAGTTTCCTCAAATCCATATAGGTGTACCTTTCCTTGGATGGTAAATATACTTACCTTTTATACAATTAGTAAAGCAATTGCATGACCAATACTGAAAAGTGCCATTTTTCTGTGGGGCTTAGAGATTTTCTGTAAAATTAATCTACTCACAAGAGCCGAACATCTTTCTCTTTTATGAGTTTCCAACTATTTTTAGAAtggcaaatgcaaaaaaaaactgtagaatAGGGACCTGGGTGAAACGGAGAGGGTGTATCAGTAGTGAATACTATGTATAGTAAGTACTGTTGTCAGTGCAAAACAAAGGAAACAGTAAACCTGATGTTTTCTATTGTTCAATATAGAAATTTTatgaaatgtatatataatgtaaaaagaTTACCATTAGAATGTGCACTTCACTCACCTAACCCCATTTCTTTGTTCCTTGCAGTTATCTGCCATGTTGTGGGAATCACTTACCAGCACATTGACcggtggcttttggcagagatgCTGGGAGATTTGTCAGGtgagtttattttaatttttgatgCTCTGTATTGGTCTAATCTGTTAATGTACTGAGAGACTTCTTccaaagctgccatgtagtaCAGAGATGTGTGGTTCTAATATCCTGTACTGTATCAACAGACAAAATGAAATCAGTGTAATGGATTTTAAACTCTTTGGCACAGGAACCTCATCCCAACTATGTATTGAAGCACTTAAGTGTATATATGGGAGGAATATGTAATTATCCTGCCTTTTTTTGTCCACATtacaaaccttttttattttataagtattaaagagaaggaaagtcacaatctGTGGGGgcgccaaaagttaggcaccccccagtaattgtattcacttacctatTACCCTAGCcaagtgcttctgttagcagaaaactgcaccggcccagggtacatgCAAGCAAGCACCACAGAGCATTCCTTTTCCGCTTCATATATCTTTGCTACCTCAGGGTCGAttcatgctcagtagagtgaagaagccagcatttttgttaaagttcagccttTCACTCTACTATGCATGTGCACctgcacaaagaaaaaagaaGGATAAAGAGGATTGCTCCATGATTCTTGCTAGAAGAACCCCggaccagtgcagttttctgcataCCTGAGCATtgaggtatcaggtaagttaaAACAgtaactgggggtgcctaattttAGTCACAATCGCTGGTGGGTGACAATCCTTCTCCTATAATAtgggaaaatatacatttacttgTATCTCTCTATTATACAATTTACCTTTTAACATAACTGAATACACACTTTAAGCCAGACTCTCTTTTACATGGGCAAGGGATCttcaatccacactcaccagcacaccctggcctttccactctgttccacctggtgcacagtacttTAAGAGACGTCGGCACTCtggttacatggtttgctactattaaaatcagcagggtttatcccgctaaaacaaatcctgttgtgccggtattttgtgctatcaAGGGATCTTCAATTCACTTGCACGTGTTCTAAGCATAAATAATTATTATGCACCGAAAAAGGAGGCCACAGCCATATCAAATCAAATTCTAAATAATTGTGCAGTGCTGGTAAACACTGTCCAACTAGAGGCCCACAGGTGGGATGAGAAATTTTTGGCCCCCTGCATGGCCTACATTATCATCACCACTTGTTTATGAAGCAGTAGCAAGTTGCACAgtgatttttaatattttgtaacaaaaaggatacaataatttaacaaataagGGTTACTGAATAAAGCTCAGATGGGCCTGCACACAAGACTTTACAATGCCCATAGACTTCGTTCTGtaacataattattttataataatctaGCCTCTAAACATGAGTGAAAAATTGGCTGATGTCATGTTAAatcttggacagcactggtctaactatttctttttactttttcttcttattaaaTGGATGCTACAGAGCCCCAGCTCCGAGTGTGGATGAGTAAATATGGATGGATGGAAAGTGAAAATGGCAAAATTTTTGTATGCAACCAGGAAGAAAATATCAAACCTAAGAACATAGTTGAGAAGATAGACTTTGACAGTAAGTGCCTCCAGCTGATGGTAAAGTGTGCAGCTAAAAAAGTTAAAGGGAttgtaaaggcaaaaaaataagTCTGTTTTCTGGGTCTCCAGttaaaaatgatcagcactgcTCAGAATTCCAAAAGGAGATAAAAGCAGCATGGGGAGGGGTGTCTCTCCCCGAGGTTAACCTAACACATGAAATGACCCCAGCCATTTGGATGCAGAACAGCACTGAGCGTTTCTCATAGTCCAGCCTGCGGACAGGCAGCTTTGAGATGGAGGGGAGGTGAACAGGAATTGAGCTGAAGAAGattgtttattttataaaaacaattctggtttttaattaaaatatattgcagataGGCCTCTTTTTTAGCAGAGACTCAGGAAATAGGctattattttttgctttttaatatatatgtaagaGATAACACATGCATactgatttcttttttgtttttttgcaggtgTTTCTGGAATAATGGCATCTTCTCAATAAGTTTTCTTATAACAagctaaatgttattttatgtacaGAATGAGTGTTGCAGCTGGCTAATAAAATCAGTGAATCAATTAATTCTGTCTATGCAAATGGCAATATGGAGTAAAGAGGTCTATGATAAAGAAGACTGAAAAGACTAGGATGTTTGTCTCTTCAGCCAGTGGCAAAGCTATAGTACATCACAATGGAACTGCATTTATTGAACCTCTTGGTTCACTGACCACAAGAATGTGACAACTTAGAGGTGGGTTATTCAGCTGCAGCCAGTCttccttttaaagggaaactaatgtAATTATAGTTTCCCCTCTCAAAAATAACACTCTGTAATATACATGCATTAACAATTCTGAGGAGTTTTTATAAGAAACACAGACTTCTGGACTACTTTTCCCAGGGATCCCACTTTTTTCTCAAAAGCTGTTGCATAAGCTCTCAGAAgcctgccttaaggtggccatacacattccaATTAAGATCTTTCGTTATTAAGGG from Xenopus tropicalis strain Nigerian chromosome 8, UCB_Xtro_10.0, whole genome shotgun sequence encodes:
- the eif3k gene encoding eukaryotic translation initiation factor 3 subunit K; this translates as MASFDQMRANVGKLLRGIDRYNPENLATLERYVETQAKENAYDLEANLAVLKLYQFNPAFFQTTVTAQILLKALTNLPHTDFTLCKCMIDQAHQEERPIRQILYLGDLLETCHFQSFWQALDENLDLIDGITGFEDSVRKFICHVVGITYQHIDRWLLAEMLGDLSEPQLRVWMSKYGWMESENGKIFVCNQEENIKPKNIVEKIDFDSVSGIMASSQ